The DNA sequence ACAAACAACATGCTTATAATGTGTTTATGTGCACCAGGGTGTCACATATCCAGCCTGCCATGGAATGTGGAGCAAATGGGCTCCTCCACTGGAAAGAAGCAGACTGGCCACCACCTCTTTTTGTGGTGAGTGTACCTGTTGTTAACtgattttactcatttactaaTGAATGTTAAATCTATGCATGTAGGCTTTTGCAGCTCAACCAATTGTGTATGAGTAGCTTTATTAAAAGGTTTTCATCTATGTCCTTTCCTGTGTGAGCATTACCTGCAAtataatgttgtttttaatgctCCTCTATCTGATTCTAACCCAAAGGCTTACACTCTGGCTGGTCATCTGGTCAGTCACCAAAGGCTTACAAATCTGAGTGAATATCAGATGACCAGTCAGAGTGTAAGCCTTTGGTTTAGACATGTGGTCAGTGTCCAGTGCTAAAGCCAGTTGAATGTCTGGGAGAGACTCTTTTGTTTTGCAGATGTCTGTCTACTcattacacccccccccccataggcaaatgcattaaaaatagGCACCTTTCTCAATAAAATGGTACCATGACAACCCATTCTTCAAACCACTCTTGACATTGCTGCTGAACAGAGATGGTGTGCATGCAGCCTCACCTTCCGCATGTGAAGGAGCTCTGCTCCATTGATACAAATGAAGTGGCACACTCTGCATGTCCCAAAGCGTTCGGACAGATGCCACTCTACTCCAAGCTGAAGTGTTTGTGGTTGTATCTgctaatgaaaaatatattaaaaaaacaccttTTCATTAAAATCAAATTGCCTATATCTGAACAACGGCTGACACAGACCGATATTTCATCACTGAAAGCAGTGGATGATGAATATAAAAAAGGTCAGGGTACAGCATTTCTGGCTTCATGATCAGATGTTGAATGTACACAGGCATTTTCCTCACCTGATATCTGTAGCATATGGTCAGTTAGTTACCATGTACTGACCGTGTACCATCATGTACAATAATTTAGATATGTATTTCAAGCGTCTGTCCATTGGTTTCACCCGCATACTACAGGTACACAGATAGGGTTTAGGCTGAAAATATGCTACTGCATTCCTTTAATGTCCTCAAAGGCTACAAAACCATCCCTGTAACACTTCCTTTAACAGAATTTTCTCTGTAACATTAAGATGAAATACTGGGCTTTGCcatgtcatataaaaaaaaaatcaggcatGATTATAACCACTGGGGGCCTGGAAATGATTGTGTGGGACACATAGTGTAATTACAATTGAGATTAATTAATCTCTGTTTTCCCACTTCATGATACACTGATTCTGACTACTCCCACGTGTGTTCTGCTTGGCAGGGTCCTATGCAGGAGCAGTGATTGCCATGCCTCTGGCAGGAGTGTTGGTTCAGTATGTGGGCTGGCCCTCCGTCTTCTACGTCTATGGTGAGATCACCTCTCTGAagctcacattcattcattgtctgaaaccatttatccagttcagggttggggtgggtccggagcctacccagaatcactggacacacacactcacacaatcacacacactcacacattcacacatatggacacttttgagttgccaatccacataccaacgtgtgttttttggactgtggaaggaaaccggagcatcagaaggaaacccacgcagacatggggggaacatgccacactcctcacagagtacACTCACAAAGCTCTCTctcctggagcgggactcgaacccacaacctccaggtccactggagctgtgtgaatgcgacactacctgctgcaccacgtgCCGCCCTAAAGCTCACATTAGCAATGTATATTGAACTATACATTGCAATGTATAAATATACCTGTTAATTTGTGAAAATGCCCCTAAATAAGGATTCTTTCGGCatcaggaaaaagaaagaacattAGGCAAAGTATAAGCCTCCACAACctaatataatgtttttcaaGAAAGTCTTGGGATGTTGTAAAACTCTGGATGGATATATGGGGAGTGAGCTCTAAGGACACAGAAGTGTGAGAAGCAaagattcttttattttataattcagCAGATACAGTGAGTTCACTCAGAAAACAATAGAATGTCTGTCAAAGCTTTactattttgttttcattcacttttattttgttgtttggcCCTGCATCTTcaaatcattctctctctggcCTTAGACAGCCTTCTAAGGTGAAAATAAACATATCAGTAgacttttaaaaaacacacaggcGAGGGACATAATAATCCAGCAAATTTACTgtacctctgtctctcttccgcACAACCACACCCCCTGCTGCCACAGAAATTGCTTGCCTTTTCAAGTACTCCCAGCACATctaataattattttctttgaCTGGAAAAttgtctcactcactcactccctcactcaagGTTAGGACTTGCATCACAAGGTATGCTATTTATCAAATACTGACTAATCAACAATCATTTATTGCTAATTTGTCTATATATTCTTCTCAGTAACAGCTTTTTTACAGTGACACATTTTTTTCAGACACACAGTGTTAAGAATGTACAGAAGCTTTGATTTTTCACAGATCTGAACTAAAATTCAATCTTAGATCTCTTAACAACAATTGGGGGTTTTTCTGATAGTGACAAATGGCGGTCTTGATTGGTTCTTGAGAGTAACATTTTTGCCTAACTTTAAGTTACTTATAATCATTTTCCAAGTTTTGTCCACTTTCCTCATGCAGGTGTCATATATCTAACACACTAAAAAGGCTTCAAATGACAATGGGACTGATGTCAGGCCTGTTTGTATTTGCTCAGGTGTTTTTGGAATCATATGGTATACTTTCTGGCTCCTACTTGCCTATGAAAGCCCAGCTGAGCATCCTACCATCAGCGAGGAGGAGAGAACCTACATTGAGACCACAATTGGAGAAGGGGCCAACTTACTGAGTGCTACTGAGGTACAGCACCAAGAACTCACTCTCACAATTTACTGTGTACATTCTTTTAAATAGGCACAGACATTTGGTCCACTATCTGGTATCAACCAGAGGCCAGCGGGTTCTTTGTTCTATTAAACAGTTTTTTACACTGTCAGACTTCTCTGGCAGAGTTTCTCTGTCTGAATATTCGCTGTAAAATGGGTTGTATTAAGTAAAGATTAGTTCAATTTTATGTGATACACCAGCAGAATTATCTTAAGTATCTACTAACCGCTATTGCGTGAATGACATGTAATTGTCACTAAAGTTAAGACATTATAAAAGATGCACAATGTGCTTTAGAGTTTGATTAAATCCAGTCTTTACAGAAATTTAAGACTCCATGGAGACAGTTCTTCACCTCTATGCCAGTCTACGCCATCATCGTGGCCAACTTCTGCCGCAGCTGGACCTTTTACCTCCTTCTCATCAGCCAACCAGCCTACTTTGAAGAAGTCTTTGGTTTTCCCATCAGCAAAGTGAGCCCACAATTACCAAAGAACCTCATCATTCACTAGCTGTTGTGTCTTATGTATGATACATTTATATGCACTGCATTTAGGAGCCATGTTCACAaggattttaacattttatgtgCCATCTCTTAGGTGGGCATCCTGTCAGCTGTGCCCCACATGGTGATGACCATTGTGGTGCCGATTGGAGGTCAGCTGGCTGACTTCTTGAGGAGCCGTAAAATACTCTCAACAACCACTGTACGCAAGATCATGAACTGTGGAGGTTTGTCCAGAACATTAACACAGAGTTAGTGCAAAGGATTTTTTCAGAGACATACTGATAATAAAAACTGacctttctgtctgtgtggtcTAAGGTTTTGGAATGGAGGCCACATTACTACTGGTGGTGGGGTTCTCCCACACTCGTGGAGTAGCCATTTCATTTCTGGTCCTGGCAGTGGGTTTCAGCGGCTTTGCCATATCGGGTCAGAGCAACACGTGGCCACTGTGAATTATCAGAAAATACtaactgtgtctgtgttgtggtTTATTCCTGTCCTCCCTAAAGCTTGTTAATGCAATCCCAGGTTTCAATGTGAATCACCTGGACATTGCTCCTCGCTATGCCAGTATATTGATGGGCATCTCTAATGGTGTGGGTACTCTGTCAGGTATGGTGTGTCCTCTCATCGTGGGAGCACTGACCAAACATAAAGTGAGTGCTGATATTTATCTTCATTTTCAAGACTCAAGTATTGTAATACAGTTCTACAGAAAGGGTCCGTATCCTGCATTAATTTTTCTCtttataattgtattaatttataATGTTTATTAGTTTTATCCATAGCATCGTAATGATGTCAAACCAGGATAACTTAAATATGGCTAATTTTGTAGCTTTTTCCCATATAAGGGATGTTAGTACTGGAAACTATAATTGCATTTGCATAATACATGAAATTCCCTCCTGtatattgtttttcatttatgtgagcactttaaaatgaatgtctAGGAAAGCGTTGTTTTTTGTTCCTCTTTTAATATGATATTACACCTACGTTTAGGTCCTGAAAAACTTACGTTTATCATTTACATTATCTTATCCAGACACGCCTGGAGTGGCAGAACGTCTTTTTGATTGCCTCCATGGTTCATTACTGTGGGGTGATCTTTTACGCCATCTTTGCATCCGGTGAGAAGCAGGACTGGGCAGATCCTGAGAGCACCAGCGATGAGAAGTGTGGCATCATTGGGGAGGATGAACTGGCACAGGAGATGGAGCCCAGCTGTGACAGTGCACTCGCCACCAACAAGAAAAAGACCTACGGAACCACTACAGACAACTCATCTGGCCGCAAAAGGGGCTGGAAAAAGAATAGAGGGGTGACCATGCAAGAGGACGATGAGATTGAATCGCACCACTATGAAAATGGGGACTACCAGGAGCATTATCAATGACACTTGATGCATTCCTCGTGAGCCCAGGACTACCCTCAGCTCCCTGGTGTGCTTCTGAGATGATGTGCATTTGAGGTTTTGAACTGTTGAATTAAATTCTCCAATACAACACCAACCCAAGAGACACCAACCGCATGACTGCAATATATCAAGAGTTTTTTTCCATAGAAATATAATTTGACTGTCCTCAACTTAACATCCTCTCTCCCAGATATTACGGCTCTTATGTAAAAAAGTTGATTAGGTTAAAACTGCTTGTGGGACATCAGTGTCTGTTGCTGTGTGAAGGACTTTATTTTGAGATGATGGAAGCTTAAAATTTTAGCAAATGCCCAGAGCATTCCTTCAGAAActgaaaagaaatgtaaaaaaaggaAAGCTTTATAATGTAACACTGATTCAGATCAGAAACAGCACAGTTTATAAGTGTAATCATTTGCAGGTAATGCAGTAAGTTATGCatcatgtatttttattatttctgtgcAGTTTTTTATGCCTATTGTTGTAAGCTATGCAATAAAAGGCAAATATGGAATGTGTTAAAGGATCTGAAATATTTTAGGGCCATGGTTAATGTGCAAGGAGTTAAGCAACATCAACTGACCTTCAAACCTGGCAAAAGAATGAAATCACTTGCATTATTTCCTCCACCATCAAATCTTGGACTTTGTTATGGTTTCGTATTTTGTGAACTGGGATGTTATTTCACCGGCTGGACAAGGAACAGGGAACAAGGAATACTGATTCCACAGGAATAATTAAAGGTGGACATTTTAGGTTTCGCATCAGAATTATATCCCGGAAATATACATCAGCAGCACTTTCTTTGTCCAAAACCAGCAAtgtgcctctttttttttttaaacacagcttcAATCTAAGTaagtcaaaaatatatattgattaAATGGAtgtaaagtaatttatttctgtTATAGCTATGTTgtaggtatgaatgtgtgtattaaagtttcatttaaaaagaataaatgttttcaaatgctattttactcactgtttaaagTTTTAAGCCCTTATGTCTAGTTAAGTATATATGTGTAACTTCACTGTAGATTACacataatttgtttttgtagttGCTGCTTCAATCTTGAATGAATATGTCAGAGACTCATCTTAATCGGTGTACTTTGATTACACGTGTTGTCTTTTTGGCCAAAATTCCTAGAGTATTACAGTGTGGCTATCACTGACCATGGTACTGTTTAGAGAAGGTCTATTTGTGCTATTAGTCTCTTTAACACTATTAATGAGTTGAGTGTGGAAAGAGTGATGCTGGAGTAACTGGAGTTTCTATCTCTCAAGCTGTTCATGTTATCATGTTGTTCTGCTGAGAATGGCTGTGGCTTGTTTATGCAGACTTCCTCAAATtggctcactcactcattgtTAAGAAATGAAAAATCTCTGCTGGTTTCTGTCACGTAGAAGTAAACACCCTTCACTTTATCAGTTGTCACACTACACTGAACATTAACAGCAGGAACTAGAGTTCCtatgttttaaaaatttcacctttttaattttttgattAAACTATTAAAAAGTGAATgacgcttttttttttactgcaaaaCATATCAGTTTGTTGAGCCACTGATCAGCTCATTTATGTGAATTATAGTATATTGGGCATCCTCAAGCTCACATAATTTATCTGACAGTGTATCTCCTACAATTGTCCAATGGCATTGCATTAGCGAGAGTACAGGTAAATGCAGTGGCAGGTTGAATTTCTCCATGAGAAAACTTGTGCTAGTCCTCATCCTCTCAGTTGGAAGTTTTATGATAGCTAGAGAGACCAAACTGTGTAGAACTGGCACAATCACAGTAGGAAATGTCCTAAATTGTTTGGTCACTGAGGCCAGACAAAGCCTGGTGGCATTATCTGCTTTGGAGTGTTAACTGGTCTGCTTTAGATAAACCTGGATTAAGTTCAAGGTCATGGACCCTGTTATAGTTGTTGGTAGATTTTTATTGTAGTCTTGACAACTTGTGTTTGGGGACTGTGATGACAGGTTACTCTCAGTTTAGAGTTGTTTGATTGCCTTATCTTGTCATCAGCTTTTTTACTATTTGGTGTGGTTCTAAagcctttttaatttttaatgtgaGATCAAACTTTAAATGAAGTGTTATATTACAGACTAATTAAGCTGTGTAGGGAACATACTACAAAAGCCTGTCAATGTTTAACACACAAAGAACAAATTGTTGAAGGAACAGCTTTTGTCTTTGACATTTTGACTTTTTTTGGTAGCTTGGCTTTGATTAGTTAACACAGCATCAGGCAATTTATAGTTACTTTGTGCCATGTGAGAAAGACAGGGCCCATCTCTTACACAGTGTCCCATTTTTGGTAAGTGAAATTCATTACAACACTATTACAGTACTCTTTAGCTATGGATGTGTCCTTCTCCCAAGGCCACCCACTGACCCATCACCCTTGCCCCTAAATTGGAGCGCCATAAACAGCACACAGCCAATGGCAaaggttttgtttatttcagaatACTCTGTGTTGACTCAGAATGGAGCACTCTGGATGGAGCAACAGTCAGTAAATGATTAAGTGTTTGTTTTTAGACCACTTTGCAGTTATAACAACACTGGCCTTCATCACAGTTTGTGTCTCTTTCCATTAGAGAAAggtataactatatatatatatatatatatatatatatatatatatgaggtcAGAAAATCAGTAGGTTTTAGTTAgttgttgtgggtggagctatagctAAAGTATAGATAATGTGAGGCCCTCAGATTTTGGGTTGGTGTCCTGAGATGAATTGGTCTCTGATGCAAGATCACTGGTGGTACTGTAATAATGGTAAACTAGAAAATTAATTGTAAAATGCTGCACAGTACAATATTGTGATAGGCATTATTGTTTAGCTAAGCTGCTAATATTTTACAACAATATTTTTATAGGATGGAACATTGCACAGCAGTAACTACATTTGTTCCCTATGACCCACTGAAGTCATTAAAACATAAGAGACATAACTGAAAAATTGTTGTTTTCAGCACTCTTCATGACAGGTAAAAAACTAGCATGTAACAGTTAGCATGAATGTTAATGTATGAGTGTGCGTGTATGTGCCTTAATGTGAAGCATGTGTTTGGGAGTATCATTTCTGGGCTGATATCTGTGCAGTAGGGAGGTTACAGTACTGCTGTATCTCTACAGCTGTCAGCCAAAGTTTAGACGCTGGGAAAGTGGCTAGGGGGAGGACTATTAGTCtttgtggagagagagagagcgagagagagagagagagagagagagagagagtttaattAATAACCACTGTCCCCTTTCCCTATGACCCCATCCACTCACAGTCTTGCCTAGACTTCTCACAGAAGAATTGATATGTCTATACCCAAACACTGATGATTTCAAATATCCAGCTCCACAGTGCCATAGGTTGTGCAAAACAGTTTGAAGAGATCAACCACCAGAGTCGAAAGTAGGTAAGAATATAGCTTTTGAAGATTTTTAACACCAATGTATCAAAAAGTCAACCACAGTATAATAAAGGGGTCTGGATTGAAATGGCAGTATATACTGGGAATAATGTTGTAAACCTgtgggaaattaacaggcttgaCAAGTGAGTTTGTGCTTTTGAATTACGAGGGAATTTCTCATATGTTGCTGTGATGAGAAATGTGACTGTGACTGCAGTTTGGGGCCTGGGGCCAGAGCAAATGACGATGCTGCCGACGTGGGATTTGCCACGTTTTAGGAATATTCGGGAAGTAACACTGTTCATTGGACATATGTGGAGATGTTGTAGCttaaatgtctttatttaaGACCTGATAAGCAATTCAATCATTCAGAATAATACAAAAAGATGTAAATAAACTTCAGAAGACATGAATTGTTAGCATTTCTATGTTAAATGTAGTATAAAGtggcagtttttaaaaacccttAATTGACAGTTTGCCTTGTTTAGaaatcatttataaaaatatataaaga is a window from the Hoplias malabaricus isolate fHopMal1 chromosome 11, fHopMal1.hap1, whole genome shotgun sequence genome containing:
- the slc17a8 gene encoding vesicular glutamate transporter 3 isoform X2, with protein sequence MPFGGLSGLKEKVLKPGKEEVKNTVGDSLGNLQKKIDGTNVDEDQIELTEDGRPVVAPQRSPPFLDCGCFGLPKRYIIAILSGLGFCISFGIRCNLGVAIVEMVNNNTVYINGTAVMQPAQFNWDPETVGLIHGSFFWGYIVTQIPGGFISNKLAANRVFGAAIFLTSMLNMFIPSAARVHYGCVMFVRILQGLVEGVTYPACHGMWSKWAPPLERSRLATTSFCGSYAGAVIAMPLAGVLVQYVGWPSVFYVYGVFGIIWYTFWLLLAYESPAEHPTISEEERTYIETTIGEGANLLSATESLQKFKTPWRQFFTSMPVYAIIVANFCRSWTFYLLLISQPAYFEEVFGFPISKVGILSAVPHMVMTIVVPIGGQLADFLRSRKILSTTTVRKIMNCGGFGMEATLLLVVGFSHTRGVAISFLVLAVGFSGFAISGFNVNHLDIAPRYASILMGISNGVGTLSGMVCPLIVGALTKHKTRLEWQNVFLIASMVHYCGVIFYAIFASGEKQDWADPESTSDEKCGIIGEDELAQEMEPSCDSALATNKKKTYGTTTDNSSGRKRGWKKNRGVTMQEDDEIESHHYENGDYQEHYQ
- the slc17a8 gene encoding vesicular glutamate transporter 3 isoform X1 — its product is MPFGGLSGLKEKVLKPGKEEVKNTVGDSLGNLQKKIDGTNVDEDQIELTEDGRPVVAPQRSPPFLDCGCFGLPKRYIIAILSGLGFCISFGIRCNLGVAIVEMVNNNTVYINGTAVMQPAQFNWDPETVGLIHGSFFWGYIVTQIPGGFISNKLAANRVFGAAIFLTSMLNMFIPSAARVHYGCVMFVRILQGLVEGVTYPACHGMWSKWAPPLERSRLATTSFCGSYAGAVIAMPLAGVLVQYVGWPSVFYVYGVFGIIWYTFWLLLAYESPAEHPTISEEERTYIETTIGEGANLLSATEKFKTPWRQFFTSMPVYAIIVANFCRSWTFYLLLISQPAYFEEVFGFPISKVGILSAVPHMVMTIVVPIGGQLADFLRSRKILSTTTVRKIMNCGGFGMEATLLLVVGFSHTRGVAISFLVLAVGFSGFAISGFNVNHLDIAPRYASILMGISNGVGTLSGMVCPLIVGALTKHKTRLEWQNVFLIASMVHYCGVIFYAIFASGEKQDWADPESTSDEKCGIIGEDELAQEMEPSCDSALATNKKKTYGTTTDNSSGRKRGWKKNRGVTMQEDDEIESHHYENGDYQEHYQ
- the slc17a8 gene encoding vesicular glutamate transporter 3 isoform X3; translation: MPFGGLSGLKEKVLKPGKEEVKNTVGDSLGNLQKKIDGTNVDEDQIELTEDGRPVVAPQRSPPFLDCGCFGLPKRYIIAILSGLGFCISFGIRCNLGVAIVEMVNNNTVYINGTAVMQPAQFNWDPETVGLIHGSFFWGYIVTQIPGGFISNKLAANRVFGAAIFLTSMLNMFIPSAARVHYGCVMFVRILQGLVEGVTYPACHGMWSKWAPPLERSRLATTSFCGSYAGAVIAMPLAGVLVQYVGWPSVFYVYGVFGIIWYTFWLLLAYESPAEHPTISEEERTYIETTIGEGANLLSATEVGILSAVPHMVMTIVVPIGGQLADFLRSRKILSTTTVRKIMNCGGFGMEATLLLVVGFSHTRGVAISFLVLAVGFSGFAISGFNVNHLDIAPRYASILMGISNGVGTLSGMVCPLIVGALTKHKTRLEWQNVFLIASMVHYCGVIFYAIFASGEKQDWADPESTSDEKCGIIGEDELAQEMEPSCDSALATNKKKTYGTTTDNSSGRKRGWKKNRGVTMQEDDEIESHHYENGDYQEHYQ